The nucleotide sequence GGAAAAAATCAACGCGGAGCTTAATATCCGGCCGGTCATAACCGGCACCTACGACGCCGAGCTGTTCGGGCACTGGTGGCTGGAAGGCCCGGCGTTTCTGGAAAACGTGCTCCGCTATATCCGGTCAGAAAGGCTGCCGATACAGGTCATAACTGCGTCCGAAGGGCTTAACCTGATGCACGACAGCACGGAAACCGAGCCGGAGGCCTCGTCGTGGGGCGAAGGCGGCTATTTCGAGCCGTGGATAAACGAAAAGAACGACTGGATCTATCCGCGCCTCAACGCCGCGGCGGAACGCATGATAGAACTGGCAAACCGGTTCCAGCATCAGGAAACAACCATTTTGCAGCAGCGCGCGCTCAATCAGGCGGCGCGGGAGCTGCTGCTGGCGCAGTCGTCCGACTGGGCATTCCTGCTGTATGTGCAGTCGCACAGTTCTTACGCCGAAACCCGCATAAACAAGCACTGCGAGCGGATGTTCAAACTGGCGAATATGCTCAGCGACAACAATATTGACGAGGAATATCTGGCCGACGCCGAACGCCGCAATCCGGTGTTTTCCGGGCTGGATTACCGGATCTTCGCATCACCCGCTTCATTCTGACGCAAAAACATTTCAGCCGGAGCCGTCCGCATACCGGGCCGCGGAAGGGCTTGCCCTGCCCGCACGCCTCCCGGTTCTCCGACGACGATCGTTGAACGCGCGGCCGGTAAAATGATATAAAAAGACATGGTTGATATCTGGATAATCGTCTTGACGGCGTTTCTGCTCGCGCTGCTTATCGCCTGGTCCGCTTACGCCGTAAGTTCCACGGTGATCCATCCCCGGAACCTGCGCAAACCGGTCACGGTATTCCCCGACCAGCTGCATCTGGTGCATGAAAACGTCACCTTCCGCACAGCCGACGGCATAAAACTGTCCGGCTGGTTCATACCCGCGCCGGAAAACTCGGGCAAAACGATCATCGTCCTGCCGGGCCGCGGCCAGAACCGCGGAGAAATTCTGGCCTCCACGCATTTTCTGCGCCGGTTCGGCTTCAACCTGCTGTATTTTGATTTCCGCGGCGCGGGCGACAGCGGTGGCACGACCTCGTCCATCGGCTATCTGGAATTGCGCGATTTCGACGCGGCGTTCGAATTTTTAAAGCGCAACAAAGAGGAAGAGTCGCGCAATATCGGCGTATACGGGCTTTCCATGGGCGGCGCCGTCGCGCTCTATGAAACCGCTAACCGGCCCGAAATAAAATGCGTGGCGGCGGAAGCGGCATTCGAATCTTTTAACAGCATAGTGGCGCGCTACGCCTGGGTCAACAAGAAAACGCCCTATTTCCCGGTCGTGCAGCTCGGCCTGATGCTGATACGCCTGCGGCTCGACGTTGACCCCGAACCGTTCAGCCCGCTGTACCACATTGCGAAAATCAGCCCGCGCCCCATTTTCTTCATAGCCGGCAGCCACGACGCGATCATGCCGGTCAAGGAAGTGGAACGCCTGTTCAGCAATGCACGGCATCCGAAAGAAATGTGGGTGGTGCAGGGCGCGGCCCACGGCAAATGCGCGGAAGTGGGCGGCGAGGAATACAAACAGCGCCTGTCCGCGTTTTTTTCTAAAAACCTTTAAGGATGCGTTTCAATCCTATTGAAAAAGCCCGCCCCAGATAAACGGCGGGTTTTTTCATGGCCTGTGCCGCAGTCGCGCCGGCGTCATCAACCGCGCTGACGGCGCAGGTTATTCCATGCCGGGCAAGCGTCTTGCGGGGCAGATTATCGCGCCCGCCCGCGACGAACAGCACCGGCCTGCTGTGCCTGCGCGCCAGTTCCGCCACGGCGCAGGGCGCCTTTCCGAAAAAAGTCTGCTGGTCGAGAAATCCCTCTCCGGTAACCACGATATCGGCCGCTTTAACGCGCCGCTCCGCATCCAGCAGTTCCAGCACGAATTCCGCGCCCGGCGCGATTTCCGCTCCGCAAAACGCCATCAGCCCCGCCGCCAGCCCGCCCGCCGCGCCGCCGCCGGGCACCGCGCCGATATCGGCGCCCAGATCACGCTTTACCACAAAAGCGACATGTTTGAGCGCGCGCTCCATTTCCAGCACCTGCGCCGGAGTCGCTCCTTTTTGCGGCCCGTACACGGGAGCGGAGCCCTGTTTACCCAGCAGCGGATTGCGCACGTCGGTCACGGCAAAAAATTTCGCTTACCGCACAAGCGTATCAAACCCGGACAGATCTATCTTGCGCAGCCGCGCGGCCGGCCCGATACCGGGCGGGAGTTCCCGCCCCGCGCAATCGAGAAAACGCGCGCCGAGCGCGGCCGCCATGCCCAGCCCCGCGTCGTTGGTGGCGCTTCCGCCCAGCCCGATATATACTTTCCGCGCGCCTTTCTCCAGCGCGTGCGCGATCAGCTCTCCGGTTCCCCGCGAAGTCGCGGTCATGGGACGCAGCGGCCGCTTTCGCACCAGCGCCAGCCCGCTCGCCCGCGCCATTTCAATGAGCGCGACGCCGCTTTTGCGCGCGAACATATAGGAAGAAGCCGTCCTGTCGCCGAACGGGCCGGTAACGCGCAATTTAACCGTTCTGCCGCGCAGACGGAAAGAAAGCGACTCGGCGAACCCGTCGCCCCCGTCCGCAACGGGCATCTGCTCGGTCTCCAGTCCGAATTCGGTTCCGGCGATTTCAGCGAAAAGTTTAGCGGCCGAAGCCGCGCCGAATGATCCTTTATAGGCGTTCGGCGCCAGCAGTATTTTCATTTTTCTCCTTGCGGCGGCATTGCGGGGGCGCGCTTGTTTGCGGCTCAGTAAATGATAGAATAATAATATGAATAAGTCATCCGAATGCGTATACCGGTTCAAGGACGCGGTCTATTTCAATATCACGAACGAGTGTCCCAATTCCTGCGTTTTCTGCATAAAACGGAAATGGGACATGCAGTTCATGGGCCATAACCTGGCGCTCGGCGCACCGCCGCCAGCCGAAGAAATCATCAGCGCGCTTGACGCGGAATTGAAACGCGCGCCGGCGCGCGAGGCGGTTTTCTGCGGGTACGGAGAATCCACGATGCGGCTGGAAACCCTGCTCGCGGTAGGCCGGGCCGCCAAAGCGCTGGGCCTGAAGCTGCGGCTTAACACGGTGGGGCTGGGCAATCTGGTGAACGGGCGCGACATCACGTCCGATCTGGCGGAAGTGCTCGATTGCATAAGCATAAGCCTCAATTCGGCTGATCCGGGCCAATGGAAACAGCTCGTGCGGCCGCTGAAAAAATACGAGGCGGAAGGCTTCGGATCCGTGCTGGAATTCATCCGCCTGTGCGCCGCAAAAATACCGGAAACGGTGGTGACGGCGGTGGAAGATCCCGCTGTTGACATGCGGCTGCTCGAAGCAACGGCCGGGCAGCTGGGCGCGAAATTCCGGGCGCGCCCCGCGCTGGGCGAAAACGGACCGGAAGGCTAGCCTTATGCATACCCGCCGCGCCACTTTCTATACTGCGCTGATCGCCATTTTCGCAGCACTGCTGGCGGTTCCTTCGACTTTTTTTGTGGATTCATTCACCGATTATTTCACGTTTCTCGCGCGCTGGAGTTCCGGCCTGACCCGTTCCGAACAGCTTGATATGACCGCGCCGCCGGCGCATACCGCGCGTTATCGCCCTAAAAAGAAACCGAATGTAAAACTGGTCAGCCTGAAATACCGCACGACCCGCGCCCGCTCGGTACGGCTGGCGGCGGATTTCAACCACTGGAAACCGGAATTCGCGTCTTTCGAAAAAATCGCGGGCAGCGGCTGGCAACTGACGCTGCCGCTCCCGGCCGGACGCTACCGCTACCTGCTGGAAGTGGACGGCGAACTCAAAACCGACAGCGAAAATCCCTTAAGCGAAACTTTCAATGGCAGAACTGTTTCCGTACTGGAGGTAAAATGAAAAGATTTTTTCTCGCGGCCGCCTGCGCGGCGGGTTTGCTGTGCGGCCCGTGCGCGGCCCAGCAGGGAGTAGCCCTGTTGTGGATACCTGAACCCGGCTCCGACATCCTGCCGGTGCTTTCGGAAACCGGCGCGAATCCGGATTTCAAATTCACCGTGGCAATCGCGCCGGAAAACGTAACGGAGCAGGTGAAACCGCGTCTTCAGCAGCTGGAAACGGACGGGCGGGCGGAAACCGCCCTTCGCATAGTCGGAGATCCGCCTCTGCCGCTGCTTTTTTCGCCCCAGAGCGCTGAAGTCGTCTGGCCCGGAAAAACGGACAAGAAGCTCTGGTCCACCCGGCTTGACGAACTTGCGTCCTGCATTTTCAAGGAGCGGAACCTGTTTGAAAAGAAATTCGTCAGCGAACCGCTGGGCTGGGTGCCACAGGCCGGCGGCATAACGCCGGAAATGATCTCGCTCACCAAAGCCTACAGCATGAAGTGGCTCGCCGCCGGCCCGAACGGGGCGGGCGGCAACACCGTGTACGGCGACGATGATATCAGCGTGGTATCGTTCTCGCGAATCGCCAGCACGGCCGCGTTCGCCGAGCTGCTGGGCGGCCGGGAAACGGACTTCGTGTTCGCCGTAATAGATGAAACGCTGCCGCGCGGCGGTGACGAGCCGGACCCCCGGCAGACGCTGCTTTCGCTAATCCGCGAATCCACAGCCACGCCGAACTGGCAGACCGTCTCGCAGGCGCTGGCCGGCGACATTTACAAAGCCTCGCTTGACCCGGAATCTTCCTCATACCAGCCGTGGACCGGCGACTACGCGCTCTGGGCAGGTTCGGCGCGCCAGCAGGGCGCGCTCAGAAGCCTCGACGAAGCCCGGCGCAATTACGGAATTTTCATAAATTCCGGGAGCAATACCCGCGCAGCCGCCGCGCTGCAGCGGGAATTCGATGAAATCCAGTCATCCTCGAACCTGCTGGTGCTTGGCAGCACCGTGCCCGAAACGGGAAACGCGGCCGAGGAAACTTTCAAAACGCGGCTCAAAAGCATCTACCGCAAAATGAACAGGCCGATACCGCCCACTTTGTCGCAGCCGCTTTCGGCTTCCGATGCGGCCTCGGCCGAC is from Elusimicrobiaceae bacterium and encodes:
- a CDS encoding TatD family nuclease-associated radical SAM protein; translation: MNKSSECVYRFKDAVYFNITNECPNSCVFCIKRKWDMQFMGHNLALGAPPPAEEIISALDAELKRAPAREAVFCGYGESTMRLETLLAVGRAAKALGLKLRLNTVGLGNLVNGRDITSDLAEVLDCISISLNSADPGQWKQLVRPLKKYEAEGFGSVLEFIRLCAAKIPETVVTAVEDPAVDMRLLEATAGQLGAKFRARPALGENGPEG
- a CDS encoding alpha/beta hydrolase, which translates into the protein MVDIWIIVLTAFLLALLIAWSAYAVSSTVIHPRNLRKPVTVFPDQLHLVHENVTFRTADGIKLSGWFIPAPENSGKTIIVLPGRGQNRGEILASTHFLRRFGFNLLYFDFRGAGDSGGTTSSIGYLELRDFDAAFEFLKRNKEEESRNIGVYGLSMGGAVALYETANRPEIKCVAAEAAFESFNSIVARYAWVNKKTPYFPVVQLGLMLIRLRLDVDPEPFSPLYHIAKISPRPIFFIAGSHDAIMPVKEVERLFSNARHPKEMWVVQGAAHGKCAEVGGEEYKQRLSAFFSKNL